The Pirellulales bacterium genome window below encodes:
- a CDS encoding type II toxin-antitoxin system VapC family toxin codes for MTHLLDTNSCVNHLRLGQASNVTTRLAAAAPGSVVLCSVVVAELLYGAHRSVRKSQTLTEVHNFSGQFQSLAFDDAAAEQYGELRAYLDGVGTPIGPNDLMIASIALAKSLILVTHNTSEFSRVPRLKLEDWQ; via the coding sequence GTGACGCACCTGCTGGACACGAATTCGTGCGTGAATCACCTTCGCCTGGGCCAGGCGTCGAACGTCACCACGAGGCTGGCTGCCGCCGCTCCGGGAAGCGTCGTTCTTTGCTCCGTCGTCGTGGCGGAACTTCTGTACGGCGCACACCGCAGTGTTCGGAAGTCCCAGACCCTAACGGAGGTCCACAATTTCTCTGGTCAATTTCAGTCGCTCGCCTTCGACGACGCGGCGGCCGAGCAGTACGGCGAGCTACGTGCCTACTTGGATGGCGTGGGAACGCCTATTGGTCCCAACGACCTAATGATCGCTTCGATCGCTCTGGCCAAATCGCTGATTTTAGTCACGCACAACACCAGCGAGTTCAGCCGTGTTCCGCGGCTCAAGCTGGAAGACTGGCAGTGA
- a CDS encoding TIGR00266 family protein, with translation MMADEIDYQVFGSEMQYVEVTLDPEEMVIAEPGMMMYMTPGIQMETVFGDPSAKSGGFWSKVAAAGKRAITGESIFITTFRNAAPRREHVAFAAPYPGKILPMHLDQLGGELICQKDSFVCAARGIQIGVAFQKRFGVGLFGGEGFIMQRLTGDGVALVHAGGTMMNRTLSAGETLKLDTGCLVAMTSGIDYDIQFVGGIKNTLFGGEGLFFATLTGPGQIWCQSLPFSRLAGRVLASAPQRGGSREEGSVLGGLGRLIDGDNE, from the coding sequence ATCATGGCCGACGAAATCGACTATCAAGTCTTCGGTTCCGAAATGCAGTACGTCGAGGTCACGCTCGACCCGGAGGAGATGGTCATCGCCGAGCCGGGCATGATGATGTACATGACGCCCGGCATCCAGATGGAGACCGTGTTCGGCGATCCGTCGGCCAAGTCGGGCGGCTTCTGGAGCAAGGTCGCCGCCGCCGGCAAACGGGCGATCACCGGCGAGTCGATCTTCATCACCACCTTTCGCAATGCCGCCCCGCGACGCGAGCACGTGGCCTTCGCCGCTCCCTATCCGGGCAAAATCCTGCCCATGCACCTCGACCAGTTGGGCGGCGAGCTGATCTGCCAAAAAGACTCGTTCGTCTGCGCCGCGCGTGGCATCCAGATCGGCGTCGCCTTTCAAAAGCGGTTCGGCGTGGGCCTGTTCGGGGGTGAAGGCTTTATTATGCAACGGCTGACCGGTGACGGCGTGGCTCTGGTCCACGCCGGCGGCACGATGATGAACCGAACGCTCAGCGCCGGCGAAACACTCAAGCTCGACACCGGCTGCCTGGTGGCGATGACCAGCGGCATCGACTACGACATCCAGTTTGTGGGCGGCATCAAGAACACGCTGTTCGGCGGCGAGGGGCTGTTCTTTGCCACGCTCACCGGGCCGGGCCAAATATGGTGCCAGTCGCTGCCCTTCTCGCGACTGGCCGGCCGCGTGTTGGCCAGTGCTCCGCAACGCGGTGGCAGCCGCGAGGAAGGCTCGGTCCTGGGCGGACTCGGCCGCCTGATCGACGGCGACAACGAATAA
- a CDS encoding DUF433 domain-containing protein produces the protein MNAETSIVDKGRGPQLSTSRITVQDLVPYLQLNYSYDEILQIMPTLSVAEIQAVERYVDEHREEVMEEDRRIRQRNATRRNPPHVEELLRRSREKRLALQERLGNHAREDGNGAGHPG, from the coding sequence ATGAACGCTGAGACCAGTATTGTCGATAAGGGCCGCGGGCCGCAGCTCTCGACCAGCCGCATTACCGTGCAGGACCTGGTGCCCTACCTCCAGTTAAACTACAGCTACGACGAGATTCTTCAGATCATGCCGACTCTTTCCGTGGCCGAAATCCAGGCGGTCGAGCGCTACGTCGACGAGCATCGTGAAGAGGTGATGGAAGAAGACCGCCGTATTCGCCAGCGGAATGCCACGCGCCGCAACCCGCCGCACGTCGAGGAGTTGCTGCGCCGGTCGCGCGAAAAGAGGCTGGCGCTCCAGGAGAGACTTGGCAATCACGCTCGCGAGGACGGAAACGGTGCAGGGCATCCTGGCTGA